The Tautonia plasticadhaerens nucleotide sequence CTCCTCGGCCTCGCGGGCCTCGGCCCGCTGCTCGCCGCGGCGGTGCTCGCGGCGCTCCGAATCGATGCCCTCGGCCTGGCGCTCGACGGGCCGGTCGAGGTCGGACTCGACGGCCTCCAGCTTCTCCATCCGGTCGACCTGGGAACGCATGGCGTCGACGTCGGCCATGACGCGGTCGAACTGCTCGGTCTCCTCGGCGGAGAGGTCGCGGCCCTCGGCGTCGGCGGCGGCCTGGAGGTCGCGGGCCTGCTTGACCAGGCCCGCCCGCTCCTCGCGAAGCTCAACGGAAGTCGGCATGAGTGTGCCTCGGTGGGGTTGCAGGGTGGGGGATCGGGCCGGTCAGGAATCGGCCTCGGCCAGCCGCGTCAGTCGGGCTGCGCGGGCGCGCAGGGGCGTTCCGGCGGGCTGGCTCCGGCGGAACTCGTCGAGGCTCCGCAGCGCGGCGGAGGTGTCCTCGTAGGCGGGGTAGGTGACGATCGAGACGTCGTCGATGGCGGCCTCGGTCACCGTGCGGATCTCCACCCCGTCGGCGGGGTCGCGCTCCCAGTCGTCGCGCCGCTTGTAGAAGCGGAAGGAGACGCCGCCCATGTCGCCCCGGGCGATCGACACCAGGTAGTCCCGCGACCAGGTCGTGTCGGGGGGGTCGATCTCGAACCGCAGCTCGTCGGGGTCGTCGAAGAGCCGGAGCGTGCCGGCCACGTTGCGGCCCATGACGAGGTTCTTGTCGTGGTTGATCAGGGCCCGGACGTCGGCCCCGGATTGCAGGCTCCGCGTGAACGCCCCCGGGGCGAACCGCTCCCGGAACCGGCCGCGGTCGCTGCGCAGCTCCCTCGAGAGCGACCCGTAGCGGATCGCCCGGCCGACGATCATCGGCCGGCCGTCGCGCTCGGCCATGCGGACCTCGGCGTCGGGCAGGACGAGGCAGCGGGTCTCGACGTCGCTCATGGCCGGGCGGGCTCCGTTGCGGGCGAGCCCGGCCCGCCGCCGGGGAAGGCGATGCCGGCCTTCTCGATCGGGACGTTCTGGGCCTGGGTGAGGTGCTGTTCGCCGCCCTTGACCGGGTTGAGGTTCTCGGCCCGGCGGCACTCGTTGATCGAGCGCATCCCGGTGCGGATGGCGATCTCGTAGGACTGGTAGCGCTTCAGCAGGTCGCCGCGCAGCAGCGCGTCGACGTCGTGCTCGACGAAGTAGCCGCCCTGCCACTCGGACCGGGTGAACAGCTTGAGGTTGATCTCCTGCTCGATCGCCTCCAGCCAGCCGGTCAGCGCCGTGTTCAGGTAGTCGAGGTTGGAGGCCTCGATGTTGGCCAGGTGGGCCTCGGAGAGGTCGCCGTACTTGTTGGGGGGGACCCGCCAGGGGCGGGCGACGTCGAGCGACTGGAACTTGCGGCCCTCGACGAGCTGCGACTGCTGGGGGTTGGAGCTGGTGCCCTTCCAGGTCGCGCCCTGCTCCAGCACGGCCGGGCGGTGCCGCTTGCCGGGGCCGCGGTGGAGGTCGTCCCAGCCGGTGCGGAGGTTCGCGATGGCCTGCGGGTTGAGCTTCTGCGGCGTCTCGATCACGCCGCCGGGGTCGGCCCCGTTGGCGAAGTAGTCGGCCGCGTAGGACTCCATCGCGATCCCCAGCCCCAGGCCCTGGCGGAGCAGGGCCACGAAGTTCAGGCCGCGGATGCCGTCGAGCCCCAGGCCGGCCAGGTGGAGCACGTTCTCGGGCCGGAGGTGCCGGGTGCCGCCGCGGACCCCCTGGACCTCGTAGCGGAGCACGCCGTCGGGGTCGGCCAGCTCGACCTCGACGCCGTCGAGCAGCCGGACGGGGCGGGTCGTCTCCGGGTCGAGCAGGTGCAGCGAGTAGGGGGTGCCGCGGCCGGTCCGGCGGATCTCGTTGTAGCCGTTGCCCCAGAGCAGGGCGTGCAGGACCCAGGACTGCCGCCAGCGGATCGGCGTCGTCTCCGGGCGGT carries:
- a CDS encoding HK97 family phage prohead protease gives rise to the protein MSDVETRCLVLPDAEVRMAERDGRPMIVGRAIRYGSLSRELRSDRGRFRERFAPGAFTRSLQSGADVRALINHDKNLVMGRNVAGTLRLFDDPDELRFEIDPPDTTWSRDYLVSIARGDMGGVSFRFYKRRDDWERDPADGVEIRTVTEAAIDDVSIVTYPAYEDTSAALRSLDEFRRSQPAGTPLRARAARLTRLAEADS
- a CDS encoding phage portal protein; this encodes MPKRLPSILKARPSATAPESRAVAGEELWWPPGTGSAGVAVTEETALAFPTLLATANTLATDLACMPIDVFRGEGDEGRVRDRRHPNHELLSRSPAGPDRPETTPIRWRQSWVLHALLWGNGYNEIRRTGRGTPYSLHLLDPETTRPVRLLDGVEVELADPDGVLRYEVQGVRGGTRHLRPENVLHLAGLGLDGIRGLNFVALLRQGLGLGIAMESYAADYFANGADPGGVIETPQKLNPQAIANLRTGWDDLHRGPGKRHRPAVLEQGATWKGTSSNPQQSQLVEGRKFQSLDVARPWRVPPNKYGDLSEAHLANIEASNLDYLNTALTGWLEAIEQEINLKLFTRSEWQGGYFVEHDVDALLRGDLLKRYQSYEIAIRTGMRSINECRRAENLNPVKGGEQHLTQAQNVPIEKAGIAFPGGGPGSPATEPARP